The Dyadobacter subterraneus genome window below encodes:
- the tyrS gene encoding tyrosine--tRNA ligase, whose protein sequence is MRTDFIEELRWRGMLHDMMPGTDEQLNKEMTAGYIGFDPTAASLHIGNLATIMLLVHLQKAGHKPIALVGGATGMIGDPSFKASERSFLDEDTLRINQEGIRKQLEQFLDFNCGENSAEMVNNYDWFKEIGFLQFLREAGKYLSVNYMMSKDSVKKRLETGISFTEFSYQLLQGYDFYHLYKHKNVRLQMGGSDQWGNITTGTEIIRRKEGDEEGYFKAYALTTPLVTKSDGSKFGKSEGGNIWLDPTRTSPFEFYQFWLNQSDEDSPRYLRVFSLKSKEEIEALEVSHAAEPHLRIMQKALAAELTMRIHSERDYQLVLKASDVLFGKATLEMLQSIAIDEFDTIFNGVPQTEIFRADWDSTSNLLDLISTVTNSEIYPSKGEARRALQQNAVSINKVKVSSPEQSLADFELLQDKFILVSKGKKNHLIKVL, encoded by the coding sequence ATGAGAACCGATTTCATTGAAGAATTGCGCTGGCGCGGCATGTTGCACGACATGATGCCAGGAACGGATGAGCAACTTAATAAAGAAATGACCGCCGGTTATATCGGTTTTGACCCTACGGCTGCTTCCCTGCATATCGGTAATCTGGCGACGATTATGTTGTTGGTTCATTTACAAAAAGCAGGTCATAAACCAATTGCATTAGTAGGAGGGGCAACCGGAATGATAGGAGATCCTTCGTTTAAAGCGTCGGAACGTTCATTTTTGGATGAAGATACCTTGCGTATTAACCAGGAAGGAATCCGTAAGCAATTGGAGCAATTTCTTGATTTTAATTGCGGTGAAAATTCCGCTGAAATGGTTAACAATTACGACTGGTTCAAGGAAATTGGATTTCTTCAATTCCTTCGCGAGGCCGGTAAGTATTTGTCGGTCAATTATATGATGTCAAAAGATTCTGTAAAAAAACGCCTTGAAACCGGGATTTCTTTTACTGAATTTTCATATCAGCTTTTACAGGGGTATGATTTTTATCATTTATACAAACATAAAAATGTCCGTCTTCAAATGGGCGGTTCGGATCAATGGGGGAATATCACAACGGGTACTGAAATTATTCGTCGTAAGGAAGGAGATGAGGAAGGATATTTTAAAGCTTATGCTTTAACAACGCCACTGGTAACCAAATCAGATGGTTCGAAATTTGGAAAAAGCGAAGGCGGAAATATCTGGCTGGATCCAACAAGGACTTCACCATTTGAATTTTACCAATTCTGGCTAAATCAAAGTGACGAAGATTCTCCAAGATATCTGCGTGTTTTTTCGCTGAAATCAAAAGAAGAAATCGAAGCTTTAGAAGTGAGTCACGCTGCCGAACCGCATTTGAGAATTATGCAAAAGGCTTTGGCAGCAGAATTAACAATGCGTATTCACTCCGAACGCGATTATCAATTGGTACTAAAAGCTTCTGATGTTTTGTTTGGAAAAGCAACTTTGGAAATGCTGCAAAGTATAGCGATTGATGAGTTTGACACGATTTTCAATGGAGTACCACAAACGGAAATTTTTCGTGCAGATTGGGATTCTACTTCAAATTTGCTGGACTTGATTTCAACTGTAACGAATTCAGAAATATATCCTTCAAAAGGAGAAGCGCGTCGTGCGTTGCAGCAAAATGCAGTGAGTATTAACAAAGTAAAAGTCTCGTCACCGGAGCAATCTCTGGCTGATTTTGAACTACTGCAAGACAAATTTATTCTTGTTTCGAAAGGGAAGAAAAATCATTTGATCAAAGTTTTGTAA
- a CDS encoding S-adenosylmethionine:tRNA ribosyltransferase-isomerase → MENNWLEKAESLRIESFDYDLPDERIARYPLNPRDSSKLLVYDKGEIQHQKFTDLVENLSENTLLVFNDTKVIPARAYFQKETGATIEILLLHPELPTRIINDAMLVRDSCAWECMIGNKKRFKLTDILSTDLIVNGILVKLRVAYHDYEKNLVKLWWDQDIEFLDIVQALGEIPLPPYLKRDTEEGDKQTYQTVYARQNGAVAAPTAGLHFTENVFKNLAEKGIRRSFLTLHVGAGTFQPIKANSVTEHKMHSEQVVYSRQLIDELLKNTESIVPVGTTSLRSLESLYWFGVKLFRAETTVFNIEKLYPYPFSADELPSAYESLTAIAKYMDSENLDEIVGETEIFIFPGYKFRLCKGLVTNYHQPGSTLILLVAALVGEDWQRIYKEAMDNGYRFLSYGDSSLLWRRE, encoded by the coding sequence ATGGAAAATAATTGGCTGGAAAAAGCGGAATCGCTTCGGATAGAATCATTTGATTATGATTTGCCCGACGAGCGAATTGCGCGTTATCCATTAAATCCCCGCGACAGTTCGAAGCTTTTGGTTTATGATAAAGGAGAAATTCAGCATCAGAAATTTACTGATTTAGTTGAAAACCTGTCTGAAAACACGCTTTTGGTTTTTAATGATACCAAAGTAATTCCTGCCCGCGCGTACTTCCAGAAAGAAACGGGTGCTACCATTGAAATCCTTCTATTACATCCGGAATTACCGACGAGAATTATTAATGACGCCATGCTCGTTCGTGATTCCTGTGCTTGGGAATGTATGATCGGGAATAAAAAGCGCTTTAAACTGACAGATATTCTTTCTACCGACTTAATCGTGAATGGAATACTTGTGAAGCTTCGGGTTGCGTATCATGATTACGAAAAAAATCTTGTAAAACTTTGGTGGGATCAGGATATTGAGTTTCTGGATATTGTGCAGGCATTAGGTGAAATTCCTTTGCCACCTTATTTGAAAAGAGATACGGAGGAAGGAGATAAGCAAACCTATCAAACCGTATATGCACGCCAGAACGGAGCCGTTGCAGCGCCAACAGCCGGACTTCATTTTACTGAAAATGTTTTCAAAAATTTAGCTGAAAAGGGAATTCGTCGCTCATTTCTTACGCTGCATGTGGGTGCCGGAACATTTCAACCTATAAAAGCAAACTCGGTAACAGAGCATAAGATGCATTCCGAGCAGGTTGTATATTCCCGTCAGTTAATTGACGAGCTGCTTAAAAATACGGAATCCATTGTTCCTGTGGGCACAACTTCTCTGCGTTCTCTGGAAAGTTTGTACTGGTTTGGCGTGAAATTATTCCGTGCTGAAACAACCGTTTTTAACATTGAAAAACTATATCCCTATCCTTTTTCTGCTGACGAACTTCCATCCGCTTATGAATCGCTAACGGCGATTGCAAAGTATATGGATTCGGAGAATCTGGATGAAATTGTTGGCGAAACTGAGATATTTATTTTTCCTGGCTATAAGTTTCGTTTATGTAAAGGTTTGGTAACCAATTATCACCAGCCGGGCTCAACATTAATTTTATTGGTTGCAGCTTTGGTAGGAGAGGATTGGCAGCGGATATATAAGGAGGCAATGGATAATGGGTATCGGTTTTTGAGTTATGGGGATAGTTCGCTCTTGTGGCGGAGGGAATGA
- a CDS encoding glycosyltransferase family 4 protein — MLNNIYIDCERMKYPHTGLFHFCLQLGNAILREIDSEHETVKFYLPESQTGVFGSEAKYQPQHFLHKHLFPKLYEGAIWHCTFQASNYFPSNRKVRIIITIHDLNFLYDSKQTEKNRKRSLALLQKKINRADHIVAISHYVQNDLKTHLVLGEKPTSVIYNGCNVDDSLPIIQPENIPDQPFLFSIGTIVEKKNFHVLPALLKNNNFYLVLAGIEGDQDYVQQIKNEAIKYGVEDRLLFTGPISENDKKWYLSNCKAFLFPSTAEGFGLPVIEAMYFGKPVILSTCTSLPEIGGDFAYYFESFDPESMQNVLKTTLEHFEETMPSGKIRERALSFSWQKAARQYLSIYRDLA; from the coding sequence ATGCTCAACAACATTTACATTGATTGTGAAAGGATGAAATATCCTCATACAGGTCTATTTCATTTCTGTCTGCAATTGGGAAATGCGATATTACGGGAGATCGATTCTGAACATGAAACCGTTAAATTTTATCTGCCGGAATCACAGACTGGTGTTTTTGGAAGCGAGGCAAAATATCAGCCGCAGCATTTTTTGCATAAACATTTATTTCCAAAATTGTATGAAGGAGCTATCTGGCATTGTACTTTTCAGGCCTCCAATTATTTTCCTTCAAACAGGAAGGTTCGAATCATAATAACAATCCATGATTTGAATTTTTTATATGACAGCAAGCAGACTGAGAAAAACAGGAAAAGAAGTTTAGCCCTTTTGCAAAAAAAGATTAACCGGGCAGATCACATCGTAGCTATTTCACATTATGTACAGAATGATCTGAAGACTCATCTGGTTCTTGGTGAAAAGCCGACGTCGGTCATCTATAATGGATGTAATGTTGATGATAGTCTGCCTATAATCCAGCCGGAGAATATACCTGATCAGCCTTTTTTATTCTCTATCGGGACCATTGTTGAAAAAAAGAATTTTCACGTTTTGCCAGCTTTATTAAAAAATAACAATTTTTATCTTGTTTTAGCGGGAATAGAGGGAGATCAGGATTATGTTCAGCAAATAAAAAATGAGGCAATAAAATACGGTGTTGAAGATAGATTATTGTTTACCGGACCCATTTCAGAAAATGACAAAAAATGGTATCTCAGTAATTGTAAGGCATTTTTGTTTCCTTCTACGGCAGAAGGATTTGGCTTGCCGGTTATCGAAGCCATGTATTTTGGTAAGCCTGTGATTTTATCCACCTGCACTTCCTTACCTGAAATTGGAGGCGATTTTGCTTATTATTTTGAAAGCTTTGATCCGGAATCTATGCAAAATGTTTTAAAAACAACTTTGGAACATTTTGAAGAAACAATGCCATCCGGTAAAATTCGGGAAAGGGCTTTATCTTTTTCCTGGCAAAAAGCTGCGAGACAATACCTGAGTATATACCGGGATTTGGCCTGA
- a CDS encoding regulatory protein RecX: MDRLILQKAASYCAYQERTQDEVRKRLQKWEVWGEEADEIIAELITMNYLSEERFAKTYAGGKFRMKNWGKMKIKQELHRRGLTDYSIQQGMKEIPEQAYQTGLKELLIKKRELLSRTETDKFKLRQKLARFALGKGYESELVWKTIEDL, encoded by the coding sequence ATGGATCGTCTCATTCTTCAAAAAGCTGCCTCGTACTGTGCCTATCAGGAACGCACCCAGGATGAGGTTAGAAAGCGGTTACAAAAATGGGAAGTCTGGGGAGAGGAAGCGGATGAAATTATTGCCGAGTTAATTACAATGAATTATTTGAGCGAAGAACGTTTTGCCAAAACCTACGCCGGTGGAAAATTCAGAATGAAAAACTGGGGGAAAATGAAAATCAAACAGGAGCTTCATCGCCGTGGACTCACCGATTATAGCATACAACAGGGAATGAAAGAAATTCCCGAACAGGCTTACCAAACAGGTTTGAAAGAATTATTAATCAAAAAAAGAGAACTTTTGTCAAGAACTGAAACGGATAAGTTTAAGCTCAGACAAAAATTAGCCCGTTTTGCATTAGGGAAAGGTTATGAAAGTGAGCTGGTTTGGAAAACGATAGAAGACCTTTAA
- a CDS encoding discoidin domain-containing protein, which produces MIYLIAILCIISIPDFAQQPTTYCNPMDIDYKYNFEQLNEKISYRSGADPVIINHKSEYFLFVTISGGYWHSKDLLNWKYITANRWPFEDMCAPAAVSVNDTLFLFQSTFESRPILYSVAPEKGIWEFYNRWTPRLPKDIGPWDPALFHDPDTNRWFMYWGSSNVYPIFGAELDHSKKLAFKDQYKSMFWLNQYEHGWERFGPNHSDPFKPFTEGAWMTKYNGKYYLQYGAPGTEYNVYANGTYVADDPLGPFTYAPYNPVSYKPGGFATGAGHGNTFQDNFGNYWNTGTSWIGLNWAMERRIVMHPAGFDKDGQMFANTRFGDFPHKMTSKKWNGKGDELFTGWMLLSYKKPVTASSTLDTMSANKITDENPRTFWAAKQNKPGETLTIDLQKEQEVKAIQVNYTDYKSDIFDNKPEQVYTEFKILVSVDGKKWEIVRDLIKEPKRDRPCAYIELTKPVKARYVRYEHGHVASPILAISEFRIFGNGSGKSPATPKKFTAVRQKDQRNVDLKWEKVSGAVGYNVLWGIAPDKLYQTYQFWNDEPNMFELRALNVGVPYFFAIETFDENGVSGVSEVVGVK; this is translated from the coding sequence ATAATCTATCTGATTGCAATTCTTTGTATTATTTCCATTCCGGATTTTGCCCAGCAGCCAACAACTTACTGCAATCCAATGGATATTGATTACAAATACAATTTTGAACAATTGAATGAAAAGATTTCCTATCGGTCCGGTGCTGATCCGGTTATCATCAATCACAAGTCTGAATATTTTTTATTTGTAACGATTTCCGGCGGTTACTGGCATTCCAAAGATTTGCTGAACTGGAAATATATTACGGCAAACCGCTGGCCTTTTGAAGATATGTGCGCACCGGCTGCCGTTTCAGTAAATGATACTTTGTTTCTATTTCAATCAACTTTTGAGTCGCGTCCTATACTTTATTCGGTAGCACCGGAAAAGGGAATCTGGGAATTTTATAATCGCTGGACACCGCGTTTGCCCAAAGATATTGGCCCCTGGGATCCTGCACTTTTTCATGATCCGGATACAAATCGCTGGTTTATGTATTGGGGTTCTTCCAATGTTTATCCGATTTTTGGCGCGGAGCTTGATCATTCTAAAAAGCTGGCTTTTAAAGATCAGTACAAATCCATGTTTTGGCTTAATCAATATGAACATGGTTGGGAACGGTTCGGCCCAAATCATTCTGATCCGTTCAAACCTTTTACGGAAGGTGCCTGGATGACAAAATATAATGGAAAATATTACCTGCAATATGGGGCTCCGGGAACGGAATATAATGTGTATGCAAACGGGACTTATGTAGCAGACGACCCGCTCGGACCATTTACTTATGCACCATATAATCCGGTTTCATACAAGCCAGGAGGATTTGCGACTGGTGCCGGACATGGAAATACCTTTCAGGATAATTTTGGAAATTACTGGAACACCGGCACTTCCTGGATTGGTTTAAATTGGGCCATGGAGAGACGGATTGTGATGCATCCGGCTGGTTTTGATAAAGACGGGCAAATGTTTGCAAACACCCGTTTTGGCGATTTTCCACATAAAATGACAAGCAAAAAGTGGAATGGGAAAGGTGATGAATTATTTACGGGCTGGATGCTTTTATCGTACAAAAAACCAGTGACAGCATCCTCCACGCTGGACACTATGTCCGCCAATAAAATTACCGACGAAAATCCACGAACTTTCTGGGCCGCGAAACAAAATAAACCTGGTGAAACATTAACGATCGATCTTCAAAAAGAACAGGAAGTAAAAGCCATCCAGGTAAATTATACAGATTACAAATCTGACATTTTTGATAACAAGCCGGAGCAGGTTTATACCGAATTTAAAATCCTGGTTTCTGTTGATGGAAAAAAATGGGAAATTGTAAGAGATCTTATCAAAGAACCAAAACGGGATCGTCCGTGTGCTTATATTGAATTAACAAAACCTGTAAAAGCACGTTATGTCCGCTATGAACACGGTCACGTTGCATCACCGATTTTAGCAATAAGTGAATTCCGGATTTTTGGAAATGGCTCTGGGAAATCACCAGCTACGCCGAAAAAATTTACTGCTGTTCGCCAGAAAGATCAGCGGAATGTGGATTTGAAATGGGAAAAAGTATCGGGTGCAGTTGGTTATAATGTACTTTGGGGAATTGCTCCTGATAAATTATATCAAACATACCAGTTCTGGAACGACGAGCCGAATATGTTTGAACTTCGGGCTTTAAATGTCGGTGTGCCTTACTTTTTTGCTATTGAAACTTTTGATGAGAATGGGGTTTCGGGAGTGAGTGAGGTGGTTGGGGTTAAGTAA
- a CDS encoding Uma2 family endonuclease: MSGKKYTISEFLKFEKISGTRCESYDGKFFSLPEESVNHNRIVNCIKNYLKGEILQVQSIAIAENVKLEAERNYFSPDIMLIRELEKTSRIRTVRSPILLGQVRSKYSSNSDRGYKLRQYLQISSLQYYMLVSQFECLVELYTRTEQEGFWTYQSFNKPESVISCDLLNFTLPVSAIYEGIVFLDEEKPEFEI; encoded by the coding sequence ATGTCCGGTAAAAAATATACGATTTCTGAGTTTCTGAAATTTGAGAAGATAAGTGGAACTAGATGTGAAAGTTATGATGGGAAATTCTTTTCATTGCCAGAAGAATCAGTCAATCATAATAGAATAGTTAATTGTATAAAAAATTACTTGAAAGGAGAAATACTTCAAGTCCAATCAATTGCTATTGCTGAAAATGTGAAATTGGAAGCGGAGAGGAATTATTTTAGTCCAGATATAATGTTGATTCGGGAATTGGAAAAAACTTCAAGGATAAGAACTGTCCGAAGTCCAATTCTATTGGGTCAGGTTAGGTCTAAATATTCATCCAACAGTGACAGAGGTTATAAATTGAGACAGTATCTCCAAATCTCATCCCTACAATATTACATGCTTGTTTCTCAATTTGAATGTCTGGTAGAGCTTTATACGAGAACAGAACAGGAAGGTTTCTGGACATATCAATCTTTTAACAAACCAGAGTCGGTTATTTCTTGTGATCTTTTAAATTTCACATTGCCGGTTTCAGCAATATATGAAGGAATTGTATTTCTGGATGAGGAAAAGCCGGAGTTTGAGATTTAA
- a CDS encoding metallophosphoesterase family protein, whose translation MILERRTFLKFFPAISGLPFLDLSENEPSAAKLALRFIVASDGHYGQPNTDFKAYHSDLIGWINQEKVQKGVDFLVINGDLIHDDPTLLYDVKSTLENLRVPYYVTRGNHDKVGVDVWQSTWGYSTNHSFAKGEYAFILGDTSNEKGEYVCPDIQWLTSEITKYSTAKGIYIFLHITPEKWTSGGVDCKEVTTLFEKTPNVKAIFHGHDHDQDSQKNLGGKPYFFDGHFGGNWGTTYKGYRVVEIFQDETWQTYQYNPTAAPILNSFTGKK comes from the coding sequence ATGATTCTTGAAAGACGTACTTTTTTGAAGTTTTTCCCTGCAATATCCGGACTTCCATTTCTTGATTTATCTGAAAATGAGCCAAGTGCAGCTAAATTAGCTTTACGATTTATCGTTGCATCTGATGGACATTATGGTCAGCCGAATACGGATTTTAAAGCTTATCACAGTGATTTAATTGGTTGGATAAATCAGGAAAAAGTACAAAAAGGTGTTGATTTTTTAGTTATCAACGGTGATTTAATTCATGACGATCCGACACTTTTATATGATGTTAAATCAACCTTGGAAAATCTTCGTGTACCGTATTATGTAACACGGGGAAATCATGATAAAGTAGGTGTTGATGTTTGGCAGAGTACCTGGGGATATTCTACCAATCACAGTTTTGCAAAAGGTGAATACGCTTTTATTTTGGGTGATACTTCTAACGAGAAAGGAGAATATGTTTGTCCTGATATTCAATGGTTAACGTCTGAAATTACCAAATATTCCACTGCAAAAGGGATTTATATTTTTCTCCATATCACACCAGAAAAATGGACTTCCGGCGGTGTTGATTGTAAAGAAGTTACCACTTTATTTGAAAAAACGCCGAATGTAAAAGCGATTTTCCATGGCCATGATCACGATCAGGACAGCCAAAAAAACCTGGGCGGAAAACCATATTTCTTTGACGGACACTTCGGTGGGAATTGGGGAACGACTTATAAAGGTTACAGAGTTGTGGAAATTTTTCAGGACGAAACCTGGCAGACTTATCAATATAATCCAACTGCGGCACCAATTCTTAATTCTTTTACAGGAAAAAAATAA
- a CDS encoding ribonucleoside-diphosphate reductase small subunit, with product MSQEVTKQEPLLIEDPLRFVLFPIKHMDIWEMYKRHEASFWTAEEIDLSQDQKDWENLSDGERHFISHILAFFAASDGIVNENLAVNFLSEVQYAEAKCFYGFQIAMENIHSETYSLLIDTYIKDPVEKDHLLRAIDTVPCVQKKAEWALKWINSPVFAERIIAFAAVEGIFFSGSFCSIFWLKKRGLMPGLSFSNELISRDEGLHCEFACLLYTQHIVNQLPQDRVIEIMLDAVKIEQEFVTSALPVSLIGMNAELMNQYIEYIADFWLERLGCPKQFGSANPFDFMELISLPGKTNFFEKRVGDYQKAGVMSGLQDKDSGHKISFDSDF from the coding sequence ATGTCACAAGAAGTTACAAAACAGGAACCCCTGTTGATAGAGGATCCGTTGCGCTTTGTTTTATTTCCGATTAAACACATGGATATATGGGAAATGTACAAACGCCACGAAGCGTCATTCTGGACTGCGGAAGAAATTGATTTATCGCAGGATCAAAAAGACTGGGAAAACCTGAGCGATGGTGAGCGCCATTTCATATCTCACATTCTTGCATTTTTTGCAGCATCTGATGGTATTGTTAATGAAAATCTTGCAGTTAATTTTCTTAGCGAAGTACAATATGCGGAAGCAAAATGTTTCTATGGCTTCCAGATTGCGATGGAAAATATTCATTCTGAAACTTATTCCTTGCTGATTGATACCTATATCAAGGATCCGGTAGAAAAAGATCATTTATTGCGTGCGATTGATACTGTCCCTTGTGTTCAGAAAAAAGCAGAATGGGCCTTAAAATGGATCAATAGCCCTGTTTTTGCGGAAAGAATTATTGCTTTTGCGGCGGTTGAAGGTATTTTCTTTTCAGGATCTTTCTGCTCAATTTTCTGGTTGAAAAAGCGCGGGTTGATGCCAGGACTTTCATTCTCGAATGAATTGATTTCCAGGGATGAAGGACTTCATTGTGAATTTGCCTGTTTGTTGTATACGCAGCATATTGTAAATCAGTTACCTCAGGATAGAGTAATTGAAATCATGCTGGACGCAGTAAAAATTGAACAGGAATTCGTTACTTCTGCCTTGCCGGTTTCTCTAATTGGTATGAATGCTGAACTGATGAATCAATACATCGAATATATTGCAGATTTTTGGCTTGAAAGATTAGGTTGTCCAAAACAATTCGGATCTGCCAATCCTTTTGACTTTATGGAATTAATCTCTTTACCGGGCAAAACAAACTTCTTTGAAAAACGCGTTGGCGATTATCAAAAAGCAGGTGTTATGAGCGGTTTACAAGATAAAGACTCAGGACACAAAATTTCTTTCGATTCAGATTTCTGA
- a CDS encoding cob(I)yrinic acid a,c-diamide adenosyltransferase encodes MKIYTKTGDKGTTSLIGGTRLSKAHIRIEAYGTVDELNSYIGLLRDQPVNENRRDLLKEIQDRLFTMGSHLASEPEQTKKILPDLSEEDIKLLENEMDKIDAVVPALRAFVLPGGHQSVSFGHVARTVCRRAERGVIHLQTQEEVEDSVVKYLNRLSDYLFMLCRAMTFELGIEEVTWKPRVAPKN; translated from the coding sequence ATGAAAATATATACCAAAACCGGCGATAAAGGCACAACTTCTCTAATTGGCGGCACCAGACTTAGCAAGGCACATATCCGTATTGAAGCATATGGCACAGTGGATGAATTAAACAGCTATATAGGTTTGCTTCGCGACCAGCCTGTCAATGAAAATCGTCGTGATCTGTTAAAAGAAATTCAGGACAGATTATTTACAATGGGTTCACATCTGGCTTCTGAGCCCGAGCAAACGAAGAAAATCCTGCCGGATTTATCAGAAGAAGACATCAAACTTCTTGAAAATGAAATGGATAAAATTGATGCGGTCGTTCCTGCGTTACGAGCATTTGTACTTCCAGGCGGTCATCAGTCCGTATCATTCGGCCATGTTGCACGTACCGTTTGTCGCCGGGCCGAACGTGGCGTTATTCATTTACAAACGCAGGAAGAAGTGGAAGATAGTGTTGTAAAATACCTTAACCGGCTCTCTGATTACCTTTTTATGCTATGCCGGGCCATGACTTTTGAGCTCGGAATTGAGGAAGTTACGTGGAAACCAAGAGTTGCCCCAAAAAATTAA
- a CDS encoding glycosyltransferase family 9 protein — protein MLKKKLKILVSRTDAIGDVILTIPVCDILKEHKDISEVHFLGKSYTEDVIHTCTAIDKFVNIDLINKLDYKDQIAFLKKEKYDAIVHVLPNKKIAKLAQDAKIPVRIGTTNRWFHWMTCNKLIKLSRRGSDLHEAQLNIKLLKALDIDESVPLNDIFRHFRMTKISPLPKRLLAYLQKDRLNIILHPKSNKSAREWGLENFADLIHLLPKDKYKIFISGTKADGASMRGWLAQLPEHVVDMTGMMSLREFIAFIYYSNGLIAASTGPLHIAAALGNNALGLYPPMRPLFPKRWGPIGPKASFLVGHSACNKCEHDVSKCECMKQITPVEVASEIGKWKKP, from the coding sequence ATGTTGAAAAAAAAGCTTAAAATTCTTGTCAGCCGAACGGATGCAATCGGAGATGTGATTCTGACAATTCCAGTCTGTGATATTTTAAAAGAGCATAAAGATATTTCTGAGGTGCATTTTCTAGGTAAATCTTATACCGAAGATGTTATTCATACTTGTACTGCAATTGATAAGTTTGTTAACATTGATCTAATAAACAAACTGGACTATAAGGACCAGATAGCATTTTTAAAAAAGGAAAAATATGATGCAATTGTCCATGTTTTACCAAACAAGAAAATAGCAAAATTGGCGCAGGATGCGAAAATTCCGGTAAGAATCGGCACCACAAACCGCTGGTTTCACTGGATGACCTGTAACAAATTGATTAAACTTAGTCGCAGAGGTTCAGATTTACACGAGGCTCAGTTGAATATCAAATTGCTGAAAGCACTTGATATTGACGAATCTGTTCCGTTAAATGATATTTTCCGTCATTTTAGGATGACAAAAATTTCTCCATTGCCAAAGCGGTTGCTGGCTTATTTACAAAAGGACAGGCTTAATATTATTTTACATCCCAAATCGAACAAAAGTGCAAGAGAATGGGGACTGGAAAATTTCGCGGATCTGATTCATCTTTTACCAAAAGATAAATACAAAATTTTCATTTCGGGGACAAAGGCGGATGGTGCTTCCATGCGCGGATGGCTTGCGCAACTGCCTGAACACGTGGTGGATATGACGGGTATGATGAGCCTGAGGGAATTTATTGCTTTTATTTATTATTCCAATGGTTTGATCGCCGCCAGTACTGGACCATTGCATATTGCGGCGGCGTTGGGTAACAATGCCCTTGGTTTGTATCCTCCGATGCGGCCACTTTTTCCAAAACGTTGGGGGCCAATTGGTCCGAAAGCTTCTTTTTTAGTAGGACATTCTGCCTGTAACAAATGTGAGCATGATGTTTCAAAATGTGAATGTATGAAACAAATTACGCCGGTGGAAGTGGCGTCGGAGATAGGGAAGTGGAAAAAACCGTAG